Below is a genomic region from Halobacterium sp. CBA1132.
AGTTGCGACGTCGGGTCGTCGCTGCTGCACAGCACCTCGACGTTCATGTCCCGCAGCACCTGCTGTGGGCGCATCTCGTCGTCGGCGAGCTGGCGCTTCGTCTCCGCCCAGATTTCGTCGGCCGTGTCGGCGTTCAGCGGCGCTTCGATGCCGAACCGACGCCGCAGGTCGAGGTGGACCCAGTCGTAGGTCGGGTTGCCCGCGAAGTCCGGGAACACCGCCGCGAGGGCGTCCCACTTCTCGCGGTTGCTGGCGTCGCCGGTAATCTTCTCCTCGGGGACGCCGCGCTTGCGCATCAGCTGCCAGACGTAGTGGTCGGTCGCGCCCTCGACTTCCCAGATGTCGTCCCACGGCTCGTTCTCGACGACCTCCGCGAGGTCGACGTGGTTGTGCGGGTCGACGACCGGCAGGTCGGCAATCGAGTCGTAGAGGTCGACGGCGGCCGCCGAATCCAGCAGGTAGTCCTCGTCGAGGAAGCTCATGGCAGTATCTGCTCCGAGGTCGACAATAAAAGCTTGGACGCGCGGCTACGCGTCGGTCTGCTCCAGCAGCCCCTTCATGTACCCGACGGCGAACAGCCGACCCATGTCCGTGTAGCCGGCTTGGGCATCGTCGCGGTGACCCTCGTCGAGCATCCGGGGGACGTGGTCGGGGCGGATCGGCCCGTCGAAGCCCACCTCGCGGTACGCCTCCATCGCCGCGAGCATGTCCGTCGGACCGTCGTCCTGCCACGTCTCCACGAACTCCTCGGGCGTGCCGTCGACGTCCCGGAAGTGAACGAAGTGGATGCGGTCGCCGAACCGCCGAATCGTCTCGGGGACGTCGGCACCCATCGCCGCGTAGTTGCCCTGACAGAACGTCAGCCCGTGGTTCGGGCTGTCGTGGAGGTCGAGGATGCGCTGGACGTTCTCGACGGAGTTGACGAGCCGAGGGACGCCCCGTACGGACTCCGTGGGAGGGTCGTCGGGGTGGAGCGCGAGTTTCACGCCAGCCTCCTCGGCGACAGGGACGACTTCGTCGAGGAAGTGTTCGAGGTTCTCCCAGAGTTCCGCCTCGGTGATATCGACGGGATGGTCGGGCGCTTGCTCGGACTGCTCGTGGTCGTAGGCCGTCGTCCGGGAGTCCCCGCGCAGCGGCACCTCGTCGGACGTCCGGAGCACGCCGACCGGGTTCTCGGTCCACACCCAGCAGTAGACGTCGATGCCGGCCCGCCCCATGTTCCGAACGAGCTGTTTGACCGTCTCGATTTCCTCGTCGCGGCCCTCGCGGCCGAGGACCGTGTTCGTCATCGGCGGGCGGTCCTCGACGACATCCAGCGAGAGGCCGTGGTCGGCGAATCGGTTTTTGGCGGCTAGCAGCGAGTCGTACGTCCACCACTCGTCTTCGCCCCAGAAGCGGACGACGGCGGTCGAGAGGCCGAGCTGTCGGGCGAGCGTCCACCGCCGGTCGGGGTGCGGCGGGAGCATCGTCGTCGTGTCCATACGTCGCCTCTCGTGGACGCCCACAATAGTAGTTCCGTGTGCCGCGGCCGGGCCCGTTACTGCGCGCTGTCGTCGTAGCCGCCGTCGACGGTGATGACCTCGCCGGTCGTGAAGGAGGCGGCGTCGCTGGCGAGGTAGAGCGCGGCGCCGACCATCTCCTCGGGCGCGGCGACGCGACCCATCGGGGTGCGCTCGTCGACGGTCGCGCGGAACTCCGAGCCGTCTTCGAGTTTCGGGCCGGCCATCTCGGTCTTCACGAAGCCGGGGGCGATGGCGTTCACGCGGACGTCGGGCGCGAGGTCCGCCGAGAGCGCGCGCGTCAGCCCGTTCACGCCGCTCTTCGCGGCGCAGTAGGCGGCGCGGGCTTCGCGGGCTTGGTCGGCGGACATCGAGGAGATGTTGACGATGCTCCCCGACTCCATCTCCCGAGCGAACACCTGACACGTCTTGAAGACGCCGGTGAGGTCGACGTCGATGTCACGCTGCCACTCCTCGTCGGTCATCTCTGTGACTGGTGATTGAGCGACCGTTCCCGCGGAGTTGACGAGAATGTCGACGTCGCCGACGTCCTCGGTGACAGTGTCCCGCAGCGTTTCCAGGGAGTCGGCGTCGGTCACGTCACACCTCACTTCTGCGGTGGCAGCGCCGCGCTCGCGGAGTTCCTCGGCGACGCGCTCGACGGCGTCCGCGGAGCGACTGGTGGCGACGACGTCGGCGCCGTCCTCGGCGAACCCGAGCGCGATGGCGCGACCGATTCCTCTCGTCCCGCCGACGACGACAGCGGTCTTTCCCTCGACAGTTACGGACGGCACGCTCTCTGAAGCCATGTGCGACCGTTCCGCCGCCGGTGATTTATACGTGGTGGAACACCACGCCGCAGGCTCGACAGCGGGCGCGACTCACTCGACTATCGCGTCGAGGCGCCCCCGAGTGGCGACTATCGACCGTCCGAGTCGCCAGTGGTCAGTAAGAACCGTTCGACAACTACGATGAACTAACGACACCAATGATTAAATACTAACAATACGTAGGCGTGGGTGGAGTGAGCACACTCCATGGAAAGAGACAACGGCAGTTACGACAGTAGGCGGCGTACGTTCCTCAAAGCACTCGGCGCGCTCGGCGCCACGGCGGCAGCGGGCCCCGCCGTCGCCGGACAGACCGCGGCCGCACAG
It encodes:
- a CDS encoding mannonate dehydratase — its product is MDTTTMLPPHPDRRWTLARQLGLSTAVVRFWGEDEWWTYDSLLAAKNRFADHGLSLDVVEDRPPMTNTVLGREGRDEEIETVKQLVRNMGRAGIDVYCWVWTENPVGVLRTSDEVPLRGDSRTTAYDHEQSEQAPDHPVDITEAELWENLEHFLDEVVPVAEEAGVKLALHPDDPPTESVRGVPRLVNSVENVQRILDLHDSPNHGLTFCQGNYAAMGADVPETIRRFGDRIHFVHFRDVDGTPEEFVETWQDDGPTDMLAAMEAYREVGFDGPIRPDHVPRMLDEGHRDDAQAGYTDMGRLFAVGYMKGLLEQTDA
- a CDS encoding SDR family NAD(P)-dependent oxidoreductase: MASESVPSVTVEGKTAVVVGGTRGIGRAIALGFAEDGADVVATSRSADAVERVAEELRERGAATAEVRCDVTDADSLETLRDTVTEDVGDVDILVNSAGTVAQSPVTEMTDEEWQRDIDVDLTGVFKTCQVFAREMESGSIVNISSMSADQAREARAAYCAAKSGVNGLTRALSADLAPDVRVNAIAPGFVKTEMAGPKLEDGSEFRATVDERTPMGRVAAPEEMVGAALYLASDAASFTTGEVITVDGGYDDSAQ